Genomic segment of Streptomyces longhuiensis:
TGACGGCGGCGCTCACCGGTTCGAGCAGCATGATCACCGAGACGGTCGCGGACTTGACGACCGCGGCGCCCGAGAAGTACAGGGCGTAGGCGAGCGCAGTAGGTACTGACGCGATGTAGACCAGCATCCCCAGCACCTGGAGCGGCTGGGAGGTGTGCGGCACCAGGCCCTCCAGCGCGCCGAGCGGCAGGAGGCTCACCGCGGCGACGGCGAACGTCAGGACGGACATGTCGAGTTGATCGCCCGACCGGCCGTCCCGCCCGAACCAGCGCGTCAGCAGGGTCATCACGGCGTAGCCGCCCGCGGAGACCAGGGCCCAGACGACCCCGGCGGGACGCACGGCCGCGCCCCCGCCGCCGAGCACGAGGACGGCAAGGCCTGCGAGCGCGCCCAGGACGGCCGACAGCCCGCCGCCGCCGAGCCGTTCGCCCATGGTCAGGCGCGCGCCGAGCGCGATGAGTACGGGTCCCGCGCCCAGCGTGACCACGGTGGCGACGGCGAGTCCGGTCGCCTGGACGCCCGCGAAGTACGCGGTCTGGAAGACACTCAGGGCGATGCCGGTGACGACGATCCGCACCGCCTTGCGCAGGCGCGGTTCCGCCGTGGGCCGGGTCCTGCGCGGTCGGAGGGCCCGTGCCACGAGCAGCAGGGCGAGGCCGCCCAGGCAGCGCCAGAACGACAGGGCTGCGGGGCCGAGGTCGCTGGCCCGGAAGACCAGCGAGGCGGCCGCGCCCGCGGTGCCCCAGGCGGCGCCGGCGACGACGAGGTGGAGGAGCCCGCGCCCGACGGGCAACAGGGGTGCGGCCCCGGCGGGCGAGATTCGGGACGAGATGTCGGCTGAGTCAGCCGCGACAGTGTGCGACACGTGGTTCTCCACGAGGAATGGCCTCCGCGCCCCATGGACGGGGGCGGGGCGGGGACACGGACTGTCGTCTGCGGGCAGCCGTGACCCGCTCGGGTCGTCCCGAGCCGGATCTCCGTCGGATGGGTCTCCGGAGCGTGACGCTCCGGGCGGCCACCGCCCGCGTTATGCGGCCGGAGGCGGAAGCACGAGTGCGCGTGAGTGCATGATCAAGACCTTAGTTCGCGCTGCCGCGGCGGGACAACGTCTTGTCCGTCGACTCCGGGGCCGCCTCGCTCGAGGCGGCCTTGTCCGGGGCAGCCTCGCTCGAGGCGGCCTTGTCCGGGGCAGCCTCGCTCGAGGCGGCCTTGTCCGGGGCCGTCCTGTCCGCGGCAGTCCTGTCCGCGGCGGCCTCGACGGCGACGGCCTCGACGGCAACGGCCTCGACGGCAACGGCGACGATCTCGGGCTTCGCCGGAGCCGAGGACTGCGCGATGAACGCACCGACCAGGACGACCGCGCCGCCGACGATCTGCGGTGCCGAAAGGTGCTCGCCCAGGAGCACCCAGGCCAGCACGGTCGCGATGACCGCTTCCAGGCAGGCCACGACTCCGGCCACCTGAGGCGAGAGCCGGCGCACCGAGAGGACTCCGGTCACGTACGCGACGACCGTGGCGATCAGCACGATCCAGCAGAGCAGCAGCCACGCGGGCACGGAGGTGCCGTTCATCGAGGCACTGCCGCCGAGCACGGACCAGTCCATGCCCCAGGGGCGCGCCACGACCGTCAGGACGAGGGCGCCGACGAGCAGCCCGTACGCGATCACGCCGAGCGGGTCCGGCGCCCGGTCCCCCGCGTCGCTGCCCTGGTCGGACAGGACGAAGTAGCCGACCTGGCAGCAGGCGGCGGCGAGGGCGAGCAGCAGGCCGATCAGGTCGACGCTGAGGCCCGCCCACACCTCGACGACACAGGCGAGTCCGCCGACGGCGAGGACCACGCCGAGCGCGGCGGCGCGCGTCACGGGCCTGCGCTGCACGAAACGCACCCAGCCGAGGACGAGCGCGGGGGCGAGATACTCGATGAGGAGCGCGACGCCGACGGGGATACGGGAGATCGCGGCGAAGTAGCAGGCCTGCACACCGGCGACGGCGAGCAGACCGAAACCGGCGAGCAGCGCGGGCCGCTGGACGACCAGGGAGCGGTGCCGCCAGGCGACGGGCAGCATGACGAGCGCGGCGCCGGCGACGCGCAGCCACACCACGTGGAGCGGGTCGAGACCCGTTTCGATCAGCGGCTTCGCCGCCACACCGGAACCGCCGAAGGCGAGTGCCGAGACAAGGGCGAGCCCCAGTCCGACACCTCGCCCGCGGTTCGCCTGAATCCCCTGAGACGCATGCACCGGCACATCATGACAGCCGACGTCATGACCGTCACCCCCGATGACCCCTGTCTCACGTGCCGGACGCGCCGCGCACGACGAACGGGGGCACGGCCATACGAGCCGCACCCCCGAACAGAACCCAGCCCCAACACAAAGCCAGGCCTCAGCGCAGTGCCAGGCCTCAGCCAGGAAGCACTCGCCTCAGCACCCGGCCTCGACATGCCGCCGCAGGCTCTCCGCATCGACGCCGGCCCGCCCGAGCACCTCGACGGCGCGGCACTCCCGGTCCGCCGCGAGCGAGGTGAGCAGGTCGACGCCGCGCGCACGCGGGTCGCCGCGGCGCTCGGCACGGTCGTGCGCGGCTTCCATCGCGGCGGCCGCGGCGGGCGACCAGCCGAGCCCCGTCACGACGGGCACGGCTCCGGAGTCCTCGACCGTGCCCTGCCACTGAAGTCCGTAGCCGATGCTCCGCTGCACGAGGTAGCCGAGGAGGCGGGCGAGCTGCGGTCCGCCGCCGAAGGCCTCGCGCACCTGCGGGTCGGTCTCGAGGAGCGAGTGCAGGAGATGGGCGGTGTCGATCTGGCGGTCCCCGTCACGGACGGCTCTGCGGCGCGCGCCGGCCACCACCGAGGCGAGCTCGGGACTGAGCCTGGCGTCAACATCTGCACGGCTGTGGCCGCTTGCCGCGGCCTCGGACGGGGTAGGGCTTTGCACATCTCCCACCTCATCAGCCCCTGTCCGGCCGGGCATCCCCGGCGGGAAGCATTTCCACGTCCGACACAAGGTGGGCACGCATGAGCGGGTTCTCCTCCTTACGGATGAGATCGCGCCTTTTTACCCCGAGGGGCGCGCGCCGCCTTGCATCGAGCCCCTCACGCAACCGCAGACGTACCGGAACTCGTCCTTCACAAGCATGAAGAGCAGGTGCTGGCTCGTGGCCCTGCCAGCGATCGACGGCAGACAGTACGTGTACCGGGTGTACGCACCCGACGACGCGCTGCTCGCCGACCTGTTCTGGGACGCCTGGCACTGCCACGACGAGGGGCCGTTCCCGCGCGCCTCGGACCTCTTCGACGCCGCGGTCATCGCGAAGCTCGGCTGACCACGGTTCCTCCCCCATCCGTTTCTGACACTTCATCAGTATTGAATGTTCGAGGCCCTGCGGCTACTTTCCGCGACACCACGGCTGCGCCCGCCGCAGCTCTCGTCGAGAAGGGGTGGTCGCATGGCCGAAGTCAGCGCGGAAGCACGGATCGGGGCGCCCGCGGAGAAGGTCTGGGCCCAGCTCACCGACTTCACCGCGTACGGAGAGTGGAACGCCACCCACACGAGCTTCCCCAAAGGCGCCCCCACGGCGCTCGAAGTGGGCGGCACGTTCGAGGAGAACATGAAGCTCATGGGCTTCCCGGCGGAGGTGACCTGGACCGTCGAGGACCTGGAGACCACCCGCACCCTCGCGATCCGGGGCAAGGGCCCGATGGGTGTCAACGTCGGCACGCGCTACACCCTGACCGCGGACGGCGACGGCACGACGGTCCGCATCGACGGCGAGTTCACCGGCGCCGCCGTGTCCCTGATGGCGGGCAAGCTCAAGGACTCGGCGACGGCCGCGCTCAACGAGTCGCTGCGCAAACTGGCCGGCCTCGTCGTCTGAGCCGGACACACCGGCGAGCACGCGAAGGCGCCCCGCACACTCGGTGCGGGGCGCCTTCCTCCGTCGGTACGGGGCATCGCCCCGAGGACGTCAGTCCTCGTCGGCGAGGATCAGGTACAGCTTCTTACGGGCGTCGTTGATGACGGTCAGCGCCTTCTCGCGCTGCTCCTTGCTGCCGGTCTTCCAGACCTGCCCGAACGCCTCCATCAGACCGAAGCCGGCCTGCCGGATCTCGTTCAGGGTGTCCCAGTCGACCCCGCGCCCAGCCTCTTCCCAGGGGGCGTCGGGTCCCTCGTCGGCCGCGGAACGGCCCGAGTCGGTGAGCGCGAACAGCTTCTTGCCGCCCTCGCTCTCGCTGGCGATCAGGCCCTCGTCCTCCAGCAGTTGAAGGGTCGGGTACACCGAACCCGGACTGGGCTTCCACGCCCCGCCACTGCGCTCGGCGATCTCCTGGATCATCTCGTAGCCGTGCATCGGACGGTCCTTCAGGAGGGCCAGGATCGACGCGCGCACATCGCCGCGCCGTGCCCTTCCGCGAGGTCCGCCCCGGCCGCCGCGCCCGCCGCCACCCCAGGGTCCCGGGCCGAAGCCCGGCCCGAAGGGGCCGAAGGCGGCGCGCCGCCCTTCGAAGCCGCCCCGACCGGGATGGCCGGGCCCGCACTGTCCATGTCCGTGTCCGTGCTCATGCTCGTAGCCATGGGAACGCATCGCAATCATTCCTTCCATCGTTGATCGGTCGCGATGCGTCAACGATATATCGGAACTGTTCGGCTGACAACCCTCGGCCGGTCCAGCTGTTCCGAATTGGCCTTGGCCTGCGCTTTCGCCGTCCCCGTAGCGTCGACCCCATGCGCATTCGAATCGTGGACGCCTTCACCGACCGCCCCTTCGCCGGCAATCCGGCCGGCGTACTGCTCCTCGACGCCTTCCCCGACGACGCCCGGCTCCAGGACATCGCCGCCGAGGTCAACCACGCCGAGACGGCCTTCGCCCACCCGCTGCCCTCCGGCGACGCCGACTGGGCGCTGCGCTGGTTCACCCCCGCCACCGAGGTCGACATGTGCGGCCACGCCACCCTGGCCACCGCTCACGTGCTGCACAGCACCGGCGCCACCCAGGGCCCGGTCCGCTTCGCCACCCGCAGCGGCGTGCTCGTCGCGACCCCGCGCGAGGACGGCACGATCACGCTCGACTTCCCGACCGCGCCCCTGACCCGTATCGACAGCCCCGAAGGGGTCGCGGCAGCCCTGGGCGCCGAGCCGCTCTCGGTGCACGACACCGGCCGCCAGGTGGGCGACCTGCTCGTCGAGCTCGCGGACGAGAAGACCGTGCGCGCCCTCGCACCCGACCTCAAGGCACTCGCCGCCCATTCGGAGCGCGGCGTGATCGCCACCGCCCGCGCGGCGGACCCCGACGGCGCCTACGACTTCGTCTCCCGCTGCTTCTTCCCGCGCGTCGGTATCGACGAGGACCCGGTCACCGGCAGCGCCCACACGGCCCTCGCGCCGTTCTGGTCCGCGCGCCTCGGCCGCGCCGAACTCACCGGCCTCCAGGCCTCCGCCCGTACCGGCTTCGTGCACACCGAACTGCGCGGCGCCCGCACCCTGCTCACCGGCCGCGCCGTCACGGTCATCGAGGGCGACCTGCTCACCTAGGGCCTTCCACGCCGCAGGGGCGTACGAAAATCTCGTACGCCCCTGCATCCGGCACCCGCCCCGGCCTCACGCCGTGGGCAGCCACCCCACCTTCCCCGCGAGCAGCGCGTATCCGACGAACGCACCGATGTCGAGCAGCGAGTGCGCCACCACCAGCGGCCCGACCCGCCCCCACCGCCGGTACAGATAAGCGAAGACCAGGCCCATCGCGAGGTTCCCGAAGAAGCCGCCGATGCCCTGGTAGAGGTGGTACGACCCGCGCAGCACCGAGCTGGCCACGATCGCCGTGCCGGGCGTCCAGCCCAACTGCCCCAGCCTGCGCAGCAGATAGCCGACGACGATCACTTCCTCGAGGACGGCGTTCTGGATCGCCGACATGATCAGGACCGGGAACTTCCACCACACGTCGGGCAGCGCCTCCGGCACCACCGTGAGGTTGAAGCCGAGGCCACGGGCCGCCAGGTAGAAGGCGATGCCCGTGCTGCCGATGACCGCCGCGATCACCGCGCCGCGGGTCGTGTCGAAGAGCGGTCTCGTACGGTCGAAGCCGATCGTCCGCATCCCGACCCCCTCACGCAGCAGCAGGTGCGCGATGAGCGCGACCGGGACGAGCGCGCTCGCGATCCCGAACAACTGCCACGCCAGATCAAGCCACGGCCGCCCGGGAGCCGCCGAGGCGTTCAGGGTCGCCGCCTGGTCCTTCAGGCCCCCCGGTTTGGTGACCGATCCAACAAAGCTGATCAGCGCGGACACTCCGCTCGCACCGAGCGAGAGTGCCAGGACGAGCAGTGTCTCGTTCCGAAGAATGTGTCGCGAGAGCCGCTCGTTGGGAAAGGAATCGGCCACCGCACCCGCCTCCGCCTGCACACCTGCCTCCAGTTGAGTAATCCCGCCTCATCCCCCACCTAGCCCCGCTAGGGTCTCGAATACAGGTACGAAGATCGCGCGCGACAGGCCGGGGGGACGAAGGCCGTTCTTTGGTGTACCTCTCCCCTTGCGTCGGGCCGGGACCCGAGGAAGGGCACCACCGCATGGGACGTCACAGCTTGCCCGACGAGCACGGGACGGACGCGGTCGCCCCCCGCTCCCGCACACGCGGCCGGACCGTCGCCATCGCCACGGCCCTCGTTCTCGTGGTCGCCGGTGGCACGGCTCTGGCGGCCAGGAGCGGCCTGCTCTCCTTCGGCGGGGCCTGCAACGGCAAGACGGTCCACCTCGACATCGCCGCCTCGCCCGACATCGCCCCCGCGCTGCGCGACGCCGCGGACCTCGCCCGCAAGAACCATCTGACCTCCGACGGACAGTGCCTCGACACCCGCGTGCAGGCGGGCGACTCGTACAAGATCGCCGATGCCGTGCGCAAGGGCCGGAAGGGCACCGGGGACTACGAGGCGTGGGTGCCGGATTCGAGTCTGTGGATCCAGCGCGCCGGCCTCGGCGGGAACGCCACTCGCGTCACGGCGATGGGCAACATAGCCTCCTCCCCCATCGGCATCAGCATGGTGCCGTCGGCCGCGAAGAGCATGGGCTGGCCCGCGAAGAAGTACACCTGGGCGCAGTTGACCGGCGCGGCCATGGAGGGCGACAAGCTGCGGCTCGGGACCGCGGACCCCGCGCGCAGCGCGACCGGTCTCCTCGCCCTGACCCAGCTGGGCGCCTCCACCAAGAAGTCCGGGTCGCAGGGCGACACCCAGGCCGCCGCCATGGCCAAGGCGCTCTCGCAGCGCACCACCGACAGCGACGGCCAGCTGACCGACACCCTGGCGCGCGACTCCTCCGGCACCGAGCAGGGCAATCCGCGCCGCAATCAGGCGCTGATCCTCTCCGAGCAGTCCTCGTTCCGGTACAACGCGACCGCCGGCGACAAGGACGGGCTCGACCTCTTCTACCCGAAGGACGGCTCGCCGCAGCTGGACTACCCGTTCGCGCTGGTCGACGAGGGCGTCAAGTCGACGGACGAGCGACGGGCCGCGATCCGCTTCATGACCCTGCTCGGCGAGGACGCCGGCCTCGGGATCCTGGACAAGCACGGCTTCAGGACGGACGACGAGGAGCCCTCGGACGCCCTGATCGCCGGGGCCGGCGGCCGCAGCCCGCAGCCGTACGCGGCCTCGGACTCCGAGCCGCCGACGGACAAGGAACTCCAGGAGACCCTCGGCATGTGGACGATCACGGTGCAGAGCGCCCGGATCACCGTCGTCGTGGACGCCTCCGCCTCCATGGCGAACTATGTGCCGGGCCGCAACCAGTCCCGCATGGAGGTCACGAAGGCCTCGATGCTCCAGGCGCTCGCCACGTTCACGCCCGAGGACGAGATCGGCCTGTGGGAGTTCGCCACACTCCTCGACGGAACCCGCGACTACCGCAAGCTCGTGCCCACCGAGCGCCTCGGCGACCGCGAGGGCGGCGGCACCCAGCGCGACAGGCTGTCCGAGGCCTTCAGCGGCCTGCAGCCCGTGCCGGGCGGCGCCACGGGTCTTTACGACACCACGCTCGCGGCCTACGAGGAGGCCACGTCCTCCTACCGGAACGGCAAGTTCAACGCCCTCGTGGTCGTGACCGACGGCGCGAACCAGGACCCCGGATCCATCTCGCGCAGCAGCCTCGTCTCGCGGCTCCAGAGCCTCGCCGACCCGAAGCACCCGGTGCCGCTCATCGCCATCGCGGTCGGCCCGGACGCGGACAAGGACGAGGTCGAGCAGATCGCCGGGGCCACCGGCGGCTCGGGGCACCAGGTCAGCGACCCGGCCGAGATCCACGCGGTGATCCTCAAGGCGATCGTGGAGGCGGGCGCCAAGGGCTGACCAGCCAGAACCGCCTTGCCGCTCAGCCCAGTTGCACCGCCGGCGCCGGGAGCCCCACCGGCCACGTGTGCACCGGGTCGCCCGCGTGCATCAGCTCGCAGTAGCGCCGGGTGGTCGCCGCGAGCGCCGCGTCGCGCTCGAGGCCGCTCTCCAGCGCGCGGTGGAACGTGGCCGCCTGCCACGAGGCCCCGTTGACCCGCCGCCGGCAGCGCTCCTCGATCACCCCGAGGTAGAAGTCACGGTCGGCCGCCTCGACCCCCCAGGCATCGAGCCCGGCAGCGGCCAGCGGCAGCAGCTCGTCCCGTACGAGCGTGACGGCGGGCACCTTCTCGACCCCGCCGAAGCGGCCCCGGCGCGGCCAGTCGAGGCGCGCCTCGATCCCGTACCGGCACGCCTCGTCGAAGTTGCGGGCCGCCGCGTCGAAGGGCAGGCGGGTCCAGACCGGGCGGGCGTCCTCGGCCAGGGCGCGTACGACGCCGTAGTAGAAGGCGACGTTCGCGATGACGTCGGTGACGGTGGGGCCCGCGGGCAGGACGCGGTTCTCCACGCGCAGGTGCGGCCTGCCCCCGGCTATGCCGTACACGGGCCGGTTCCAGCGGTAGACGGTGCCGTTGTGCAGGACGAGTTCGCCGAGCGCCGGCACTCCGTCGTCGTCGATGACGCGCAGCGGCTCCTCGTCGTCGCACAGGGGCAGCAGCGGGGGGAAGTAGCGCAGGTTCTCCTCGAAGAGGTCGTACGCGCTGCTGATCCAGCGCTCGCCGAACCAGGTGCGCGGCCGGACCCCTTGGGCCTGGAGCTCGGGCGGGCGGGTGTCGGTCGACTGCTGGAAAAGCGGCGGCCGCGATTCGCGCCACAGCTCATGTCCGAACAGGAACGGCGAGTTGGCGCCGACCGCGACCTGCACGGCCGCGACGGCCTGCGCCGCGTTCCACACGTCGGCGAAGCGGGCGGGCGTGACCTGGAGGTGCAACTGCACGGAGGTGCAGGCCGCTTCGGTCGCTATGGACCCCGAGGTGCAGCGCAGGTGCTCCACCCCGTCGATGTCGACGACGAAGTCCTCGCCGCGCGCGGCCACCATCTGGTCGTTGAGGAGGCTGTAGCGGTCCACGTCCGACAGATTCGCGGAGACGAGATCATCGGGCACGAGCGTCGGGAGAATGCCGATCATCACGATCCCGGCGTCCACCTCGTTCGCTTTCCGGTGGGCATAGGCGAGGCCGGTCCTGAGCTCCTCGGCGAGCCGGTCGAGAACGCGGCCTTCCAAACGATGGGGAGCAATGTTCACTTCCAGATTGAACATTCCGAGTTCGGTCTGGAAATCACGGCTCGCGATGCGCTCGAGAACTTGCGCATTCATCATTTTCGGCATGCCGTCGGGCCCCGCGAGATTCAACTCGATCTCCAGGCCCATCAGATTCCTCGGACGATCGAACCTCTCCTCCTCCAGGAGCCTCGCGAGCCCCGCCAGACACTGCTGCAGCTTCCTGCGGTAGTGCCGCCGATCGGACAGGTCGAACGCGCCCGCCACGACCTTCTCCCCCATGGAAGCGTCCCTCCTCACATGGACGACACGGCCGTCCGGCCGCTGTGTCACGGTGGATGATGCCCAGGCAATGTGATCGATAACGCCCCGCTTCCCGCCACGGGCGAGTAGGCTCGCAGCAGTTGTCACGGGGCACATTCACGAGGCATGCGGCATGTCGAAGACCTGGTTCCACATGACCTGGTGATAAACACCGACGAGAATCGGCCGTCCGCTCGCCGTGAAGATTACGAGGTCACAGACCCAACCCCGCTGGGAATCGGGAGATTTCCCGCATCTCGCCGACCGAATAACGCCTTGCCGAGTATTTTCGCGACGGCTAGACGAAACACTGCGTGAACACGTGTCGTATAAACTTCGCGAACGAGGCGCAGAGTTGGCGCTCGCGGTATCTGCCCCGCCCCCTCTGGCCCGGTCAGCAGACAGCGCCGTCCGCTCGTCCCGCCACGCCCTCGATCCACCGTGCCTGTCGAATGAGAGGCGACCCACCATGCCGCTGCATGTCCCTCCGGCTCCCGCGCCCGCCCTGCGCACTGTCCTCACGGCCCTCGGTTCCCCGACCGCGGTCCGCGAGGCCCGCACCCCTTCCCTGCGCTCCGCCCAAGGACCGGCGAGCCCCGAACTCCCTTTGCCCGTCCACGTACTGGACCGGGTCACGGGCAGCGCGGGCCCTTCGCCGACCCGACTCGCCGGCTGGCGGTTCCTGATCCGCTGCGGGGAACGCGCGGTCGCCGCCGCCGACACGATGCTGACCGCCGACGGCTGGGCGTTCTCGCACTTCTTCGAGGGCCCGTACGTCGCGGCCACCGAACGGGCGCTGCGCCAGGCCGAGTCCATGCCCGCGGCCTACCAACCGCGCCTGCTCTCGGTCCCGGAGCTGTACATGCTCACCCTCTGGCTGCACGGGGACTGCAACGCCGACGCCTCGACGGGACATCCCGCGGCCAGTGACCTCCTGGTCCCGCTGGCGCCCGCGCCGCCCGGCATCGCCGCCCACCGCCCGCACCCGGTCGCCGAACTGCTGCCCGTTCTCACCCATCGACTGACCCCCGCGCCACTTCTGGGCTCACCCGCCTGACGCGACCGGGCCGTCCGACGCGCCCGCGCCCCGCTGCCGATGCCGACCGGTCGCGGGGCGCAGCCATGCCCTCGGCCACGCCCCCGCGGGCCCGTCCGGACTAGCCCGGTCAGGCCACCCCGAACCACCCGAAGGGACAGTGCAGTTGGGGTGAACCGTCCGCACGGGTGACGCGTCCTCATCCAGTGAGGACCGCTGCGACGAAATACCTGCGGATTGACGCCCGTGGGGCAACACTGGGTTCCGGACCGACCGACAAACGGGGGGCGGCCATGAACAACGCTTCGAGCCGCAGGACAGACCGCGACATCACACCCATCACCGACATCACTTCACAGGGAAAGATCCCATCCATGTGCCAGCACCAGCCACCGTGCCCGTCCGCAGACTCCGCCGACCGGGAGGCCGCGCTCCCTGTGGCCCACCACCCCGAACAGGGCTGGAGTCTGCTCTGCAACGGCGTCCTGCTCTTCGAGGACACCGGTGAGCTGCTGCCCACCGGCCAGATCATCGCTCCGCACCGCCCGGTGCACGTCGTGACCGCGGCCTGAGCGCATCCGGACGCCGACGGCGTCCCCTGTACGAAAGGGCCGGCCCCGGGAAACCCCGGAACCGGCCCTGACGCATGTCAGCGTGAGTATCAGTCCTCGTACGCGTCCATGGGCGGGCACGAGCAGACGAGATTGCGGTCGCCGTACGCCTGGTCGATGCGGCGGACCGGCGGCCAGTACTTGTCGGCGGCCACGACACCGGCGGGGAAGACGGCCTCCTCGCGGCTGTACGCGTGCTCCCACTCGCCGCCGAGCGCGGCCGCGGTGTGCGGGGCGTTGCGCAGCGGGTTGTCCTCGGCGGGCCACCGGCCCGACCCGACCTTCTCGATCTCCCCGCGAATGGCGATCATCGCCTCGCAGAACCGGTCCAGCTCGGCGAGGTCCTCGCTCTCGGTCGGCTCGATCATCAGCGTCCCGGCCACGGGGAACGACATGGTCGGCGCGTGGAACCCGTAGTCGATGAGCCGCTTGGCGATGTCGTCGACGCTGACGCCGGTCGCCTTCGAGATCGGGCGCAGATCGATGATGCACTCGTGCGCGACGAGGCCGCCGGGGCCCGTGTACAGCACCGGGAAGTGCGGCTCGAGCCGCTTGGCGATGTAGTTGGCGCTGAGCACCGCGACCTGCGTGGCCCGCTTGAGGCCCTCGCCGCCCATGAGACGCACGTACGCCCACGAGATCGGCAGGATGCCCGCGGAGCCCCACGGTGCCGCGGAGATCGGGCCCACGCCGGTCTCGGGACCCGCGGCGGGCTGCAGCGGGTGGTTGGGCAGGTACGGCGCGAGGTGCGCGCGGACACCGACCGGGCCGACGCCGGGGCCGCCGCCGCCGTGCGGGATGCAGAACGTCTTGTGCAGGTTGAGGTGCGAGACGTCGCCGCCGAAGTGGCCCGGCTTGGCGAGGCCCACCAGGGCGTTCAGGTTGGCGCCGTCGACGTAGACCTGACCGCCGGCGTCGTGCACCTGCGCGCAGATGTCGGCGACGTGCTCCTCGAACACACCGTGCGTGGACGGGTAGGTGATCATCAGGACGGAGAGCTCGTCCGCGTACTGCTCGATCTTGGCGCGGAGGTCCGCGACGTCGATCTCGCCGTCGTCGGCCGTCTTCACGACGACGACCTTCATGCCGGCCATCACGGCGCTCGCGGCGTTCGTGCCGTGCGCGGACGACGGGATGAGGCAGACGGTGCGCTGGTCGTCACCGTTGGCGCGGTGGTAGCCGCGGACGGCGAGCAGACCGGCCAGCTCGCCCTGCGAGCCGGCGTTCGGCTGGAGCGACACGTTGTCGTAGCCGGTGACCTCCGCCAGACGCTCCTCCAGCTCACGGATGAGCGTGAGGTAGCCCTGCGCCTGCTCGGCGGGCGCGAAGGGGTGCAGCTGGCCGAACTCGGGCCAGGTGACCGG
This window contains:
- a CDS encoding glutamate-cysteine ligase family protein, whose translation is MGEKVVAGAFDLSDRRHYRRKLQQCLAGLARLLEEERFDRPRNLMGLEIELNLAGPDGMPKMMNAQVLERIASRDFQTELGMFNLEVNIAPHRLEGRVLDRLAEELRTGLAYAHRKANEVDAGIVMIGILPTLVPDDLVSANLSDVDRYSLLNDQMVAARGEDFVVDIDGVEHLRCTSGSIATEAACTSVQLHLQVTPARFADVWNAAQAVAAVQVAVGANSPFLFGHELWRESRPPLFQQSTDTRPPELQAQGVRPRTWFGERWISSAYDLFEENLRYFPPLLPLCDDEEPLRVIDDDGVPALGELVLHNGTVYRWNRPVYGIAGGRPHLRVENRVLPAGPTVTDVIANVAFYYGVVRALAEDARPVWTRLPFDAAARNFDEACRYGIEARLDWPRRGRFGGVEKVPAVTLVRDELLPLAAAGLDAWGVEAADRDFYLGVIEERCRRRVNGASWQAATFHRALESGLERDAALAATTRRYCELMHAGDPVHTWPVGLPAPAVQLG
- a CDS encoding DUF5999 family protein, translated to MCQHQPPCPSADSADREAALPVAHHPEQGWSLLCNGVLLFEDTGELLPTGQIIAPHRPVHVVTAA